TTCGTCGGATTAAAAACGATGGCCGTGTAAAAATAGCAGAAGAAAATAATCAGCCCCACGTACATCAAGTTATACAACGGCATCCCGTAAGAAAGTTGTGTAACGATGCTGTCCACAACTTTGCTGCCTGTAAAATATTTCAACGTCTGTGGAAACGCCAGAATAGAGGATGCAAAGATTACCGGAATCACACCTCCCGTATTGACGCGCAAAGGAAGGTGGTTGGTGGTACCACCTACCACGCGCCGTCCCATAACACGCTTCGGATATTGAATCGGAATTCTCCGCTGCGCTCTTTCGACGTAAATAATGACGGCCACGACAACCACCATGAAGGCTGCCAGCAACAGGATTGTCAACATTCCCATGGTTTTGTGTTGCAGGTTGATAATCACCTGAAAAATCCCGCTGGGGAGCGCGACTACAATTCCAGCAAATATGATCAACGAAATACCATTTCCGATTCCGCGTTCCGTGATCTGTTCACCGAGCCACATCAGGAATGCGGTTCCTGTTGTCAGAGTAATCATCGTCAATAGGCGGAAAGCCATACCGGGGTTTTCCACCAGGCGCATCCCGCTCGGAGACATGCTTTCGAGCGTGAGCGCAATTCCGAAAGATTGAACCAGCGCAAGGACAACAGTCAGGTATCGCGTGTACTGCGTAATCTTGCGACGGCCGAGTTCCCCTTCTTTGGAGAGCTTCTCCAGATAAGGCCAGACCACCGTCAGCAGTTGCAAAATAATGGAAGCGCTGATGTACGGCATGATCCCCAACGAGAAGATGGAGACCCGCCGAAAAGCGCCACCGGAAAACAGATCGAGAAATCCCAGAACGGAACCCTGAGCTCCTTTGAAAAACTGTTCCATCGCTTGCGGATCGACTCCCGGCGTTGGAATCGTCGCGCCGATTCTGTATACGGCAAGCAATGCCAATGTATAAAAGATGCGCTTCCGGAGGTCCGGAATGCTCATCATATTTTTTACGCTATCTGCTACCAGCGCCACCAATAACCTCCACACTGCCGCCCGCAGCCTTGATCTTTTTGGCTGCGCGCACACTAAACTTGTGGGCTCGAACTACCAATGAGATTTTCAAATCACCATCGGCCAGAATCTTGACTCCGTGAACCGCTTTTTTTACCAGACCATGCCGGACCAGCTCCTCCGGAGTAATCGTGGTTCCCGGTTTGAATTTAGCAAGCTGCCCAACATTG
The genomic region above belongs to bacterium and contains:
- the secY gene encoding preprotein translocase subunit SecY codes for the protein MALVADSVKNMMSIPDLRKRIFYTLALLAVYRIGATIPTPGVDPQAMEQFFKGAQGSVLGFLDLFSGGAFRRVSIFSLGIMPYISASIILQLLTVVWPYLEKLSKEGELGRRKITQYTRYLTVVLALVQSFGIALTLESMSPSGMRLVENPGMAFRLLTMITLTTGTAFLMWLGEQITERGIGNGISLIIFAGIVVALPSGIFQVIINLQHKTMGMLTILLLAAFMVVVVAVIIYVERAQRRIPIQYPKRVMGRRVVGGTTNHLPLRVNTGGVIPVIFASSILAFPQTLKYFTGSKVVDSIVTQLSYGMPLYNLMYVGLIIFFCYFYTAIVFNPTNVADEIKKHGGYVPGIRPGKRTADFIERILTRITLVGALYLALIAILPEFLTQGFKVEPIPWIGPKLNDILPQWITRGLNVPFYFGGTSLLIVVGVGMDTLQQVESQLIMRHYEGFVKKGRIRGRRG